From Candidatus Thermoplasmatota archaeon, one genomic window encodes:
- a CDS encoding ribosome biogenesis/translation initiation ATPase RLI, which translates to MRLAALLKERCNSKICGLECIKYCPVVRSGKEAVVLVADKPSISEELCVGCGICTHKCPFEAIKIINLPEELKEELVHQYGRNEFRLFRLPSIKEGKVIALLGPNGIGKTTALNILCGDLVPNLGNCYKPAEWQHCLKKFAGTELYNYLSKLATKKITASIKPQYVDKLLDTCTNKKVIELLESNNPSKEHLNFVMQQLELEDLKERYLATLAGGELQRVAIANTILKSADIYFFDEPSSYLDVYQRLKAARIIKVLAERKKVVVVEHDLAVLDFLADEICLLYGSEGAYGIVAQPKTARVAINDYLEGYLKEENVRFRDWKIEFATKPAIRRWPSGVFFEYGALVKSYEKFVLRVSEGKVHKGEVVGIVGPNATGKTTFMELLAGKLKPSEGKIDLALTISYKPQYINLKGDAKVKELLTEKTAEASLLVELERGLSLKSLYNKSVNALSGGELQRVAIALALAQEADIYLIDEPSAYLDSSQRMEAAKTIRKMMEQRGKSAMIVDHDVYLIDLVADSLVVFSGIPAKEGFAQGPFDMRTGMNLFLKSLDITFRRDADSNRPRINKPESRLDREQKEKGEYYYIT; encoded by the coding sequence ATGAGACTTGCCGCTTTGCTAAAAGAACGCTGTAATTCTAAGATTTGCGGTTTAGAATGCATTAAATACTGTCCTGTGGTTCGGAGCGGTAAAGAAGCTGTTGTGCTAGTAGCTGACAAGCCTTCGATTTCAGAAGAGCTTTGCGTAGGGTGCGGTATTTGTACGCACAAATGCCCTTTTGAAGCTATTAAAATTATTAATTTACCAGAAGAGCTGAAAGAGGAGCTTGTGCACCAGTATGGCAGGAACGAGTTTAGATTGTTTAGATTGCCGTCTATAAAAGAAGGAAAAGTTATTGCTCTCTTAGGTCCTAACGGTATAGGAAAGACTACAGCTTTAAATATACTGTGCGGAGACCTTGTTCCTAATTTAGGAAATTGCTATAAGCCAGCTGAATGGCAGCACTGCTTGAAAAAATTTGCAGGTACTGAACTTTATAACTATTTAAGCAAGCTTGCAACTAAAAAAATCACTGCCTCAATAAAGCCTCAATATGTAGATAAACTGCTCGATACCTGCACAAATAAAAAAGTTATAGAGCTCCTTGAAAGTAACAATCCTTCTAAAGAGCATTTGAATTTCGTTATGCAGCAGCTAGAGCTTGAAGATTTAAAGGAACGTTACCTAGCTACTCTTGCAGGTGGCGAATTGCAAAGAGTAGCGATTGCAAATACAATTTTGAAAAGCGCGGATATTTACTTTTTCGATGAGCCTTCCTCTTATCTTGATGTATACCAGAGATTAAAAGCAGCTAGAATTATAAAAGTATTGGCGGAGCGAAAAAAAGTAGTTGTTGTAGAGCACGACTTAGCAGTTCTGGATTTTCTAGCAGACGAAATATGTCTTTTATACGGTAGTGAGGGCGCTTACGGAATCGTGGCTCAGCCTAAAACGGCAAGGGTTGCAATTAACGACTATCTTGAAGGCTATTTAAAAGAAGAAAATGTGAGGTTTAGGGATTGGAAGATTGAATTTGCTACTAAGCCTGCAATACGCAGATGGCCTAGCGGAGTATTTTTTGAATACGGAGCTTTAGTAAAAAGTTACGAGAAATTCGTACTTAGAGTAAGCGAAGGTAAAGTGCATAAAGGCGAAGTTGTAGGTATTGTAGGGCCCAATGCTACTGGTAAAACTACTTTTATGGAGCTTTTGGCAGGCAAGCTAAAACCTAGCGAAGGTAAAATTGACCTTGCTCTTACTATTAGTTACAAGCCTCAATATATAAATCTTAAAGGCGATGCAAAAGTCAAAGAACTGCTCACCGAGAAAACAGCTGAAGCAAGTTTGCTAGTAGAGCTTGAACGAGGACTGAGCTTAAAGAGTCTGTACAACAAATCTGTAAATGCTCTATCTGGAGGCGAGCTACAAAGAGTTGCAATTGCTTTAGCGCTGGCGCAAGAAGCAGATATTTATTTGATTGACGAACCTTCCGCTTATCTCGATTCTAGCCAGAGAATGGAGGCTGCAAAAACTATAAGAAAAATGATGGAGCAAAGAGGTAAAAGCGCAATGATTGTAGATCACGACGTTTATTTGATAGATCTTGTGGCTGATAGTTTGGTGGTGTTCTCAGGAATACCAGCTAAAGAAGGTTTTGCTCAAGGTCCGTTTGATATGCGCACAGGTATGAATCTATTTTTGAAATCTTTAGATATAACTTTCAGAAGAGATGCTGACAGCAACAGACCGAGGATAAACAAGCCCGAATCAAGATTAGACAGGGAGCAGAAGGAGAAAGGCGAGTATTATTACATAACTTAA
- a CDS encoding pyridoxal phosphate-dependent aminotransferase, which produces MSNRFARSLYRLSGEAAFETLAKAKQLEREGKKIIHFEIGEPDFNTPSAIKQAAKKGLDLNLTHYVPSAGLLELRESVREYIKIKRGFEPELEQVVITPGVKPAVFYSILSLVEKGNEVIYPDPGYPTYYSLIDYVGAKKVPVKLVDEEEFRMTPEDINEKITNKTKLIILNSPENPTGGTNTEKDMKGIAELAEDHDLFVISDEIYSEIIYDGKHYSPCKYDACTERSVLIDGFSKSFAMTGWRLGYIITNKELARKITTFITNSVSCTNSFVQYAGIEALRRCEQEVKKMVKEFKRRRDAIVKGLNSVKGFKCLLPKGAFYVFPNIEETNYTCEELAELLLEKIGVCTLPGTAFGEGGKGHIRFSYANSIENIEKGVELIKSILG; this is translated from the coding sequence ATGAGCAATAGATTTGCTAGATCGTTGTATAGGCTAAGTGGCGAAGCTGCTTTTGAAACTCTTGCTAAAGCAAAGCAGCTGGAGCGCGAAGGTAAAAAGATAATACATTTTGAAATAGGCGAGCCTGATTTTAATACGCCTAGCGCTATAAAGCAAGCTGCTAAAAAAGGATTGGACCTCAATCTCACTCACTATGTACCTTCAGCAGGGCTTTTAGAGCTACGCGAGAGTGTTAGAGAATATATTAAAATTAAAAGAGGCTTTGAGCCAGAGCTAGAGCAAGTAGTAATAACTCCTGGCGTAAAGCCTGCGGTTTTTTATTCTATTTTATCTTTGGTGGAAAAAGGCAACGAGGTTATATACCCAGACCCAGGCTATCCAACTTACTACTCCCTAATAGATTACGTGGGTGCTAAAAAAGTGCCTGTAAAGCTTGTAGATGAAGAAGAGTTTAGAATGACTCCTGAGGATATTAACGAAAAAATCACTAATAAAACTAAGCTTATTATCCTAAACTCACCAGAAAACCCTACAGGTGGAACGAATACAGAAAAAGATATGAAAGGTATCGCTGAGTTAGCTGAAGATCATGATTTGTTCGTAATATCTGATGAAATATACTCAGAGATAATCTATGATGGCAAGCATTATTCTCCATGTAAATACGATGCTTGCACTGAGCGCTCAGTACTTATAGACGGCTTTTCTAAATCATTTGCAATGACTGGCTGGAGGCTTGGCTATATTATTACTAATAAAGAGCTTGCACGAAAAATAACTACTTTCATTACAAACTCAGTTAGCTGTACCAACTCTTTCGTTCAATACGCAGGTATAGAAGCGCTAAGGCGTTGTGAACAAGAAGTAAAAAAGATGGTTAAAGAATTTAAGCGCAGAAGAGATGCTATAGTTAAAGGATTGAATTCTGTAAAAGGATTTAAGTGCCTATTACCCAAAGGCGCTTTCTATGTATTCCCTAATATTGAAGAAACAAACTATACTTGCGAAGAGCTTGCAGAGCTTCTATTAGAGAAAATAGGAGTCTGCACATTGCCTGGAACAGCTTTCGGAGAAGGCGGTAAGGGGCATATTCGCTTCTCTTACGCAAATTCTATTGAAAACATAGAAAAAGGGGTAGAGCTAATAAAATCAATATTAGGCTAG
- the larA gene encoding nickel-dependent lactate racemase: MRLRLPYGKRDIPVDIPDKNVLGIVKPNELKLVNTSAIRDAILNPLATDRLKDKVESSDKVAIVVDDNTRPCPTKLIMPFLLENLNLPKKSITAIFACGSHEKVSDKDARNLLGMPLNYISSSSKYPNEFEYVGSTSRGTEVKLNKTYLEADFRILIGDVELHYFAGYGGGRKSILPGVSAHETIQSNHKLMFDRNCRLGNLENNPVHLDMLEAYELANVDFLVNVVQNAQRKLVGVYAGSHDAFYKCVELVDRMCKVKISEKPDIVVAAADGHPHDIDFYQAIKAIQTVIEVIKEGGVLILVCKCSNGIGSDIFYQAMQKYSSSDEVKAHLLENFVMGVHKAYYLLKALEKLNIILVSEIERNIVEHVFKLRYAKNIEAALNLAFELVGKDSNILVSPNGSTTLVELNRNKNV; this comes from the coding sequence ATGAGATTGCGATTACCTTATGGTAAAAGGGATATTCCTGTCGATATTCCTGATAAGAATGTTCTCGGCATTGTTAAGCCTAACGAGCTAAAGCTTGTAAATACCAGCGCAATTAGAGATGCGATTCTAAACCCTTTAGCAACCGACAGGTTAAAAGATAAAGTTGAAAGTAGCGATAAAGTTGCAATAGTAGTTGATGACAATACAAGGCCATGCCCAACAAAATTGATAATGCCTTTTTTGCTAGAGAATCTGAATTTGCCCAAGAAGAGTATTACAGCGATATTCGCATGCGGCAGTCATGAGAAAGTCTCTGATAAAGATGCTAGAAATCTTTTAGGAATGCCTTTAAATTATATTTCTAGTAGCTCTAAATATCCTAATGAGTTTGAATATGTAGGTAGTACTTCAAGAGGTACTGAAGTAAAGCTCAATAAAACATATCTAGAAGCTGATTTTAGAATATTAATTGGCGATGTAGAGCTCCATTATTTTGCAGGATATGGCGGCGGAAGAAAATCTATTTTGCCAGGTGTTTCTGCACATGAAACTATTCAGAGCAATCACAAGCTAATGTTCGATAGAAACTGCAGACTAGGTAATTTGGAAAATAATCCTGTTCATTTAGATATGCTAGAAGCTTACGAGCTTGCAAACGTAGATTTTTTAGTTAATGTAGTGCAGAATGCGCAGCGCAAACTTGTTGGCGTGTATGCTGGTAGCCATGACGCTTTTTACAAATGCGTTGAGCTCGTTGATAGAATGTGTAAAGTAAAAATATCTGAAAAACCAGATATTGTAGTTGCAGCTGCTGATGGTCATCCTCACGATATTGATTTCTATCAAGCAATTAAAGCTATTCAGACAGTTATTGAGGTTATAAAAGAAGGTGGAGTGCTAATTCTTGTATGCAAATGCTCTAATGGTATTGGAAGCGATATATTTTATCAAGCAATGCAAAAATATAGTAGTAGTGACGAGGTAAAAGCTCATTTACTTGAAAATTTTGTTATGGGTGTGCATAAAGCTTATTATTTACTTAAAGCTCTTGAAAAATTAAATATTATTTTAGTTTCTGAAATAGAAAGAAATATTGTAGAGCATGTTTTTAAATTAAGGTACGCAAAGAACATAGAGGCTGCCTTAAATTTAGCATTTGAACTTGTAGGCAAAGACTCAAATATTTTAGTTTCGCCTAACGGAAGTACAACTCTTGTAGAGCTAAATCGTAATAAGAATGTTTAG
- a CDS encoding NAD+ synthase: MKKSELEARYVELIKSFIRAKVKEANAGGAVVGLSGGLDSAVTAKLCIEALGNKNVLLLILPGKITKWDDTKDAIEFAKTWKANYKVIDISKIADNFVLEKATREEYGNIQARVRMILLYFFANKLNYLVVGTGNKSERLVGYFTKYGDGACDILPLGNLYKTQVRELAKGLGIHHKIIAKVPSAGLWKGQTDEKELGISYKKLDMILMKLEKGLSCKEIAKELDLPSREAGRVKKMIESSEHKRALPAIPEVR; this comes from the coding sequence ATGAAAAAATCAGAACTTGAGGCACGATACGTAGAACTTATAAAATCGTTTATCAGAGCTAAAGTAAAAGAGGCAAATGCAGGAGGCGCAGTTGTTGGATTAAGTGGTGGATTAGATTCTGCAGTCACTGCCAAGCTGTGCATTGAAGCTCTAGGAAATAAAAATGTACTGCTGCTGATACTCCCTGGGAAAATTACAAAATGGGATGATACTAAAGACGCTATAGAGTTCGCAAAAACTTGGAAAGCGAATTATAAGGTTATAGATATTTCTAAAATCGCAGATAACTTTGTTTTAGAAAAAGCAACTCGTGAAGAATACGGTAATATACAGGCAAGGGTAAGAATGATTCTCCTCTACTTTTTTGCAAACAAGCTAAACTATCTTGTTGTTGGTACCGGTAATAAATCAGAGAGACTTGTGGGCTATTTTACAAAATATGGAGATGGCGCTTGCGATATTTTGCCCTTGGGCAATCTATATAAAACTCAGGTAAGAGAGCTAGCAAAAGGGCTGGGAATTCATCATAAAATCATCGCTAAAGTTCCTAGCGCTGGGTTGTGGAAAGGACAAACTGACGAGAAAGAGTTGGGTATAAGTTATAAGAAGCTTGATATGATTTTGATGAAATTAGAAAAAGGATTGAGCTGTAAAGAGATTGCGAAAGAGCTTGATTTGCCGTCAAGAGAAGCTGGGCGCGTAAAGAAGATGATAGAAAGTTCTGAGCATAAAAGGGCGCTACCAGCAATTCCTGAAGTCAGGTAA
- a CDS encoding radical SAM protein: protein MFRSLYSFGVEKVKCRVCGKEGIETSKTLAVCSNCIKSRWQEAEPLVKEAHSNIRGKFSMPIEPPKSEGGIDCGLCLNNCKLKSDEIGYCGIRVNRNGRIESLVGNNNAVLEWYYDALPTNCVAMEFCENRKLSYQYKNLAVFYGACSFNCLFCQNWHYRHLVKELRPVMSANELASKVDGSTKCVCYFGGDPTPQILHAIETSKIILGTRNDVRICFETNGSMSRSIVKKAAELAFQSKGTIKFDLKAHTEELNIALCSVSNKNTLANFEWLAENFSSDYNFLVASTLLVPGYVDEKEVENIAKFISALSKKIPYNLLAFHPQFYMTDMPVTSKELAFKCYKIATKYLENVRIGNVHLLV, encoded by the coding sequence ATGTTTAGATCTTTGTATTCTTTTGGTGTTGAAAAAGTCAAATGCAGGGTCTGTGGGAAAGAAGGTATAGAAACATCAAAAACTCTCGCGGTATGCTCCAACTGCATTAAAAGTAGATGGCAAGAGGCAGAGCCTTTGGTTAAAGAAGCACACTCAAATATAAGGGGAAAATTTTCTATGCCTATTGAGCCACCTAAAAGTGAAGGTGGTATTGATTGCGGGCTATGCTTAAACAACTGCAAGCTCAAGTCTGACGAAATAGGGTATTGCGGGATAAGAGTTAATAGAAACGGTAGAATTGAAAGTCTTGTTGGCAATAATAATGCAGTTCTAGAATGGTACTATGATGCTCTACCAACGAATTGCGTTGCAATGGAGTTCTGCGAAAATCGCAAGCTCAGCTACCAGTACAAGAACTTAGCGGTGTTTTATGGCGCTTGTAGCTTTAATTGCCTTTTCTGTCAGAACTGGCATTATCGTCACTTAGTGAAAGAGCTGAGACCTGTAATGAGTGCAAATGAACTCGCCTCTAAAGTAGATGGAAGCACAAAGTGCGTTTGCTATTTTGGCGGCGATCCTACACCTCAAATTCTGCATGCAATTGAAACCAGTAAAATTATTCTAGGAACTAGAAATGATGTAAGAATATGTTTTGAAACTAATGGTAGCATGAGCAGAAGTATAGTTAAAAAAGCTGCTGAGCTAGCTTTCCAATCCAAAGGTACTATTAAATTCGATTTGAAAGCTCATACTGAAGAGCTCAATATTGCGCTATGCAGCGTTTCAAATAAAAACACTCTCGCTAATTTCGAATGGCTTGCAGAAAACTTTAGTTCTGATTATAATTTCCTAGTCGCAAGTACTTTACTTGTCCCCGGCTACGTTGATGAAAAAGAAGTCGAGAATATTGCAAAATTTATCTCTGCGCTAAGCAAAAAAATTCCATATAATTTACTTGCATTTCATCCACAGTTTTATATGACCGATATGCCCGTAACCTCAAAAGAGCTTGCTTTTAAATGCTATAAAATAGCAACTAAATATTTAGAAAATGTAAGAATTGGTAATGTGCATTTGCTGGTGTGA
- a CDS encoding pantoate kinase — protein sequence MRVARAFAPGHITGFFRIGNTAKDFRRKGSRGAGLCLSEGVVTEAEVERSATRKIVIFLNNKKAKAEVTRKVAEELVSNENLNVRVKSSFQLPISQGLGISGAGALSTALALNEALRLGLSYEVLVAIAHKAELYCKTGLGDVVAQSIGGFEIRLKEGLPPFGLIKNITWHNGNKIVISVVGRKIETKSVLTNPSLRAKINFWGEKCLKKLIRKMSIENFFAVSNEFALKTGLALKKVIEVVEKCQAHGYAAQTMLGNSVFAIGDTKKLVGMLREYGHVYICSIGERAKILV from the coding sequence ATGAGAGTTGCAAGAGCTTTCGCACCAGGGCATATTACAGGATTCTTCAGAATAGGCAATACTGCAAAAGATTTTCGCAGAAAAGGCTCTAGAGGCGCAGGTTTGTGCTTGTCTGAGGGAGTAGTCACAGAGGCAGAGGTGGAAAGAAGTGCCACTAGAAAAATAGTGATTTTTTTAAACAATAAAAAAGCAAAAGCTGAGGTAACTAGAAAAGTAGCTGAAGAACTTGTGAGTAATGAGAATTTAAATGTTAGAGTGAAGAGCTCATTCCAACTCCCTATCTCACAGGGTCTTGGCATTAGTGGTGCAGGCGCTCTGTCTACAGCACTTGCATTAAACGAAGCTTTAAGACTAGGATTAAGCTACGAAGTTCTTGTAGCTATAGCGCACAAAGCGGAACTTTATTGCAAAACAGGTTTGGGAGATGTGGTTGCGCAAAGTATAGGAGGATTTGAAATAAGATTGAAAGAGGGTCTGCCACCATTTGGCTTGATTAAAAATATCACATGGCACAATGGAAATAAAATTGTAATTTCTGTAGTAGGTAGAAAAATAGAGACAAAATCCGTTCTTACAAACCCAAGTTTAAGAGCTAAAATTAATTTCTGGGGCGAAAAATGCTTGAAAAAATTGATTAGAAAGATGAGTATCGAAAACTTTTTCGCTGTTTCAAATGAATTTGCATTAAAAACAGGTCTGGCACTAAAAAAGGTAATTGAAGTTGTAGAGAAATGCCAAGCACATGGTTACGCAGCCCAAACTATGCTCGGAAATTCTGTGTTCGCAATTGGCGATACTAAGAAATTGGTTGGGATGCTGAGAGAATACGGACATGTCTATATATGCTCTATTGGCGAAAGAGCGAAAATTTTGGTTTAA
- a CDS encoding carbon-nitrogen hydrolase family protein, whose translation MRLKVAIVQGAPSTCNKEENLKFMESKIRRSEAELIVFPELFLTGYECDDRFSELAEPLEGESMSRITKLAQSKNCYVIFGMPELAGKSVYNSSVLVTCDGLAKSYRKIHLPHFWKFKEKSYFREGKDPVIANTKFGKLGMMICYDLFFPELAKFYALKGANIIICISAAPVQSQRYFEVLTQARALENTVFLVYANLVSREKKLTFWGGSRVINPLGKLIATAGGKPCVLECVLDLAEVKSARKQRPVLRDTKLSFFHA comes from the coding sequence ATGAGACTAAAAGTCGCGATAGTTCAAGGTGCTCCTTCAACATGCAACAAAGAAGAAAATTTAAAATTTATGGAGAGTAAAATTAGAAGAAGCGAAGCAGAGCTAATAGTATTTCCCGAGCTATTCCTTACGGGCTATGAATGTGACGATAGATTTTCTGAACTTGCGGAACCTTTAGAAGGCGAAAGTATGAGTAGAATTACAAAACTTGCGCAATCGAAAAACTGCTATGTGATTTTCGGTATGCCTGAGTTAGCAGGAAAATCTGTGTATAACTCCAGTGTCTTGGTAACATGCGATGGATTGGCAAAGAGCTATAGAAAAATCCATCTACCGCATTTCTGGAAATTCAAAGAGAAATCTTATTTTAGGGAGGGCAAGGATCCTGTTATTGCGAATACTAAATTTGGCAAATTGGGTATGATGATATGCTACGATTTGTTCTTTCCAGAACTTGCTAAATTCTATGCCCTTAAAGGCGCGAATATTATAATTTGTATTTCCGCAGCTCCAGTGCAGAGCCAGAGATATTTTGAAGTTTTGACTCAAGCGAGAGCATTAGAAAACACAGTGTTTTTGGTTTATGCAAATCTTGTAAGCAGAGAAAAAAAACTTACATTTTGGGGTGGTAGCAGAGTTATAAATCCTTTAGGAAAATTAATAGCAACTGCAGGCGGTAAACCTTGTGTTTTAGAATGTGTTTTAGACCTTGCAGAAGTTAAGAGTGCAAGAAAGCAAAGGCCTGTCCTCAGAGATACTAAACTATCGTTTTTCCACGCCTAA